Proteins encoded by one window of Anoplopoma fimbria isolate UVic2021 breed Golden Eagle Sablefish chromosome 23, Afim_UVic_2022, whole genome shotgun sequence:
- the LOC129112749 gene encoding fish-egg lectin-like, translating into MKGIAAFLLVLCYLAISDAAWTCTEAPRLYNVQQVDAGQGKVVVRDSNYYTYFLGGYSWYKLSTTRLRHVSVGPAGLWGTGTDNRVYKYVAGQFLPSSGVSMLQVDAGGDDQVVGVTPTSYAYCLRSASALAYSGVGTLSWSYLSRRLRYFSCSPQNGCWGVDTSYRVYYSVKPSNCGHSGWRVLNGRLKMVEVGTDGRVFGVNTAGQVFERAGISSRIPYGTSWVTVPMCMSIRHVSYDLRKLWVVTNSGLVMHCKS; encoded by the exons atGAAGGGTATTGCAGCCTTCTTGCTGGTGCTGTGTTACCTGGCCATCAGTGATGCTG CCTGGACCTGCACCGAGGCTCCGCGGCTGTATAATGTTCAACAGGTTGACGCCGGGCAGGGGAAAGTGGTCGTAAGAGACTCAAACTACTATACGTATTTCCTGGGTGGATACTCTTGGTACAAACTGAGCACAACCAGACTCAGGCATGTCTCAGTGGGACCTGCAGGACTCTGGGGAACTGGCACCGATAACAGGGTCTACAAATACGTAGCTGGCCAATTTCTACCTTCCTCTG GTGTGTCTATGCTGCAGGTGGACGCTGGAGGTGATGATCAGGTCGTGGGAGTTACTCCTACCTCGTACGCCTACTGCCTGAGAAGCGCGTCAGCTTTGGCCTACAGTGGAGTGGGCACCCTTAGTTGGAGTTACCTGTCGAGGCGTTTGAGGTACTTCAGCTGCAGCCCGCAGAACGGATGCTGGGGAGTCGACACGAGTTACCGGGTCTACTAT TCAGTGAAACCAAGCAACTGCGGCCACTCTGGCTGGAGAGTATTGAACGGGCGTCTGAAAATGGTTGAAGTGGGGACTGACGGAAGGGTTTTTGGAGTGAACACGGCAGGCCAGGTCTTCGAAAG AGCTGGCATTTCCAGTCGTATCCCCTATGGCACATCCTGGGTCACCGTCCCAATGTGCATGTCAATCCGCCACGTGAGCTACGACCTGCGCAAACTTTGGGTGGTTACCAACTCTGGCTTGGTCATGCACTGCAAATCCTAA